A portion of the Stigmatella aurantiaca DW4/3-1 genome contains these proteins:
- a CDS encoding protein kinase domain-containing protein gives MRIVRETKAVPFGKYELLECLGTGGMAAVYRARYMAAPGVTKPMVIKRVLTQYAEHPAFVEMFIQEARVSVGLSHGNIVQVFDFGQVEGEYFLAMELVEGQPLSRVLKRAQSKGLAWLPAPLAVSIAIEMCKGLHHAHTRTDESRRPLGLVHRDISPDNVLVSYEGDVKISDFGIAKARLAGRQETEAGVVKGKYLYLSPEQALGLELDARSDVYSVGVVLYRMLCGHLPAEGRQMEVLERIVKGRLVPLHQNNPAVDGSLAPLVDRVLSTRREARPESAEVLRLELTRWLAQRAPLFAANTLKHVMEWLYTPELVARGTPPVVTSGFQEQLALWTSVQPPRSVTEQTPLPPMAPEPPDAETAPAERVAPPPSAPTTSVQTLAAVKGGGAFIGWALAGVVGVGLVGILWQERNKPEPLEIRSEPPGAQVRINGEIHGVTPVVVDSLDRDQPHRVELLLLGRVPWEQEFAAGALAARLEVSLEDVEPRPQEPSSPQAPVEEEVDRFGTRQVPASFTLSEALHSFGPALRSLRVELNPRRTYAVWTTGKYSFGERRGQKGRTQLFRQASLFLEGPDLSSSSRLLPVSSTPRFVTGASALHAFVLFGDSVEQNEHMGFFLNVREGVTGKVFRSELNPRRFANQAALEGRYTVRQLDPKRRYQLGIRSRPGMPSSSVAMVALGGEEDTVQVSSQPGGEVLHVLAPGAYTVTGARELWFALPRWKEDGESELDVNVSWVSPPTPKSSLRVTAAANPSPATAAEKYKQARDKQAKKQFQKAKELFWECLANDSSAAQCFHGLGEVSVQLGNGEEAVEYYGRFLELAPDSAKAQEARDYITIHRGRQDG, from the coding sequence ATGCGCATCGTGCGCGAGACCAAGGCCGTCCCATTCGGGAAGTACGAGCTATTGGAATGTCTGGGGACGGGCGGCATGGCAGCCGTCTACCGCGCGCGCTACATGGCCGCACCGGGCGTGACCAAGCCCATGGTCATCAAGCGGGTCCTGACGCAGTACGCGGAGCACCCGGCTTTCGTGGAGATGTTCATCCAGGAGGCCCGTGTCTCGGTGGGGCTCAGCCACGGCAACATCGTTCAGGTTTTCGACTTCGGGCAGGTGGAGGGCGAGTACTTCCTGGCCATGGAGCTGGTCGAAGGCCAGCCCCTGTCGCGGGTCCTCAAACGCGCTCAATCAAAAGGGCTCGCCTGGCTTCCGGCCCCGTTGGCGGTGAGCATCGCCATCGAGATGTGCAAGGGCTTGCACCACGCTCACACGCGCACCGATGAGTCCAGGCGTCCCCTCGGACTGGTCCACCGCGACATCTCTCCGGACAACGTCCTGGTCAGCTACGAAGGGGATGTGAAGATCTCCGACTTTGGCATCGCCAAGGCTCGGCTCGCGGGACGCCAGGAGACGGAAGCGGGGGTGGTGAAGGGCAAGTACCTCTATCTGTCGCCCGAGCAAGCCCTGGGACTGGAGCTGGATGCCCGTTCGGACGTGTACTCCGTGGGGGTGGTGCTCTACCGCATGCTCTGCGGCCATCTGCCCGCCGAGGGACGGCAGATGGAAGTCCTGGAGCGCATCGTCAAGGGCCGGCTCGTCCCACTGCACCAGAACAATCCCGCAGTGGATGGCTCGCTGGCCCCCCTCGTCGATCGGGTGCTCTCGACCCGGCGCGAGGCGCGGCCCGAGAGTGCGGAGGTGCTGCGGCTCGAACTCACGCGGTGGTTGGCGCAGCGGGCGCCACTGTTCGCGGCCAATACCCTCAAGCATGTGATGGAGTGGCTCTACACGCCGGAACTGGTGGCGCGGGGAACGCCCCCCGTGGTGACGAGTGGCTTCCAGGAGCAGCTGGCCCTGTGGACCTCCGTCCAACCGCCGCGCTCCGTGACGGAGCAGACCCCTCTGCCGCCCATGGCCCCAGAGCCGCCGGACGCGGAGACCGCTCCCGCGGAGCGTGTGGCGCCCCCTCCGTCCGCGCCGACCACGTCTGTTCAGACCCTGGCCGCCGTGAAGGGGGGAGGCGCTTTTATCGGGTGGGCGCTCGCGGGGGTGGTGGGGGTGGGACTCGTGGGGATCCTGTGGCAGGAGCGCAACAAGCCAGAGCCGTTGGAGATCCGTTCCGAGCCTCCTGGCGCCCAGGTGCGCATCAACGGTGAGATTCACGGCGTCACCCCGGTGGTGGTGGACAGTCTCGATCGGGACCAGCCTCACCGGGTGGAGCTCTTGCTTCTGGGGCGGGTCCCCTGGGAGCAGGAGTTCGCGGCGGGGGCGCTGGCGGCCCGCCTGGAGGTTTCTCTGGAAGACGTGGAGCCACGGCCGCAGGAGCCCTCCTCGCCGCAGGCCCCTGTCGAGGAGGAGGTGGATCGCTTCGGGACAAGGCAGGTGCCGGCCTCGTTCACGCTGAGCGAGGCGTTGCACTCGTTCGGCCCCGCGCTGCGCTCCTTGCGCGTCGAGCTCAATCCCCGCAGGACCTATGCCGTCTGGACCACGGGCAAGTACAGCTTCGGGGAAAGGCGTGGTCAGAAGGGCAGGACGCAGCTCTTCCGGCAGGCGTCCTTGTTCCTGGAGGGACCGGACCTTTCGTCTTCCTCTCGGTTGCTGCCCGTCTCGTCCACGCCCCGCTTCGTGACCGGGGCCAGCGCGCTGCATGCTTTCGTTCTGTTCGGTGACTCCGTGGAGCAGAACGAACACATGGGCTTCTTTCTGAACGTGCGCGAGGGGGTGACCGGGAAAGTCTTTCGCTCCGAGCTGAACCCGCGCAGGTTCGCCAACCAGGCCGCCCTGGAGGGCCGGTACACGGTCCGTCAGCTCGATCCCAAGCGCCGTTACCAGTTGGGGATCCGGTCGCGGCCAGGAATGCCCTCGAGTTCCGTGGCCATGGTGGCCCTGGGGGGAGAGGAGGACACCGTGCAGGTGTCCTCGCAGCCTGGCGGAGAGGTCCTCCATGTGCTGGCCCCTGGCGCTTATACGGTGACGGGGGCGAGGGAGTTGTGGTTCGCACTCCCCCGGTGGAAGGAGGATGGCGAGTCGGAACTCGACGTGAACGTCTCCTGGGTGAGCCCTCCCACCCCGAAGTCCAGCCTCCGCGTCACGGCCGCGGCGAACCCCTCTCCGGCCACCGCGGCGGAGAAGTACAAGCAGGCCCGGGACAAGCAGGCCAAGAAGCAGTTCCAAAAGGCCAAGGAGCTGTTCTGGGAATGTCTGGCGAACGATTCCTCCGCGGCCCAGTGTTTCCATGGGCTGGGCGAGGTCTCGGTGCAGCTGGGCAATGGCGAGGAAGCCGTCGAGTACTATGGCCGCTTCCTGGAGCTCGCGCCGGACTCCGCGAAGGCCCAAGAAGCGCGCGATTACATCACGATCCACCGTGGCAGGCAGGACGGCTAG
- a CDS encoding bifunctional metallophosphatase/5'-nucleotidase yields the protein MNAARRLPARPVMLMLSLFLAAGCPSTARTVPPPETVHITLLHLNDVYQFTPLERGSVGGLARVATLRKRTLAESPNTLTLFAGDTLGPSVESLLEVNGKPLHGRHMIDAWNAVGVDYAVPGNHEFDYGDAALKESIQASHFPWLAANIFDNHTGQPFEGMVPYALREVGGVKIGLFGVLVPDTEVTSSVSQDTNIRDVCSTARPVVSRLRAQGATLIIALTHLDLALDQELARCVSVDLIVGGHEHYRLEDRSTGTPIFKVEADARELGRLDLDVDGRTGKLRTLGWQVFPVTDAIPDDPAFAEAMRPYDTLVAELSQPLGSTPVPLDARKTAVRSQETNLASLVTDTFRQVTGTDVVLVNAGAIRGDTIFPAGPLTRRDLLAIFPFRDELVRLDVTGATLLAALENGVSKSAEDPEPGRFPQVSGLRFSFDPSLPRGQRVLCATVDGKAVSPSATYSLAVTRFISGGKDGYEMLRGIPAKPILPEGRTPRDVVGEALRTGKPRPRSQGDGRIQRIARADLRPGECAPPPASR from the coding sequence TTGAACGCAGCACGCCGTCTGCCCGCCCGCCCTGTGATGCTGATGCTGTCCCTGTTCCTGGCGGCGGGCTGTCCCTCGACTGCGCGGACCGTGCCCCCCCCGGAGACGGTGCACATCACCCTGCTGCACCTCAATGATGTGTACCAATTCACCCCGCTGGAGCGAGGCAGTGTGGGAGGGCTGGCGCGCGTTGCCACGCTTCGCAAACGCACCCTCGCAGAGTCTCCCAACACGCTGACGCTCTTCGCCGGAGACACCCTCGGCCCCTCGGTGGAGTCCCTCCTCGAGGTGAACGGCAAGCCGCTCCACGGCCGGCACATGATCGATGCCTGGAACGCCGTCGGGGTGGACTATGCCGTCCCCGGCAACCACGAGTTCGACTACGGGGATGCCGCGCTGAAGGAGAGCATCCAGGCCTCCCACTTCCCCTGGCTCGCCGCGAACATCTTCGACAACCACACGGGCCAGCCCTTCGAGGGAATGGTGCCCTACGCCCTCCGGGAGGTGGGCGGGGTGAAGATAGGCCTCTTCGGCGTGCTGGTGCCGGACACGGAGGTGACGTCCAGCGTCTCCCAGGACACGAACATCCGGGATGTCTGCTCCACGGCCCGGCCTGTCGTCTCCCGGCTGCGCGCCCAGGGCGCCACGCTCATCATCGCCCTCACCCACCTGGATCTCGCGCTGGACCAGGAGCTGGCCCGCTGCGTCTCCGTGGACCTCATCGTCGGGGGGCACGAGCACTATCGCCTCGAGGACCGGTCCACGGGCACCCCCATCTTCAAGGTCGAGGCGGACGCGAGGGAGCTCGGGCGGCTTGACCTGGACGTGGATGGGCGGACCGGCAAGCTGCGGACCCTCGGCTGGCAGGTGTTTCCGGTGACGGACGCCATCCCGGATGACCCGGCGTTCGCTGAGGCCATGCGGCCTTACGACACCCTCGTCGCGGAGCTGTCCCAGCCCCTGGGAAGCACCCCGGTCCCGCTCGACGCGCGCAAGACGGCCGTCCGCAGCCAGGAGACGAACCTGGCGTCCCTCGTGACGGACACCTTCCGCCAGGTCACCGGCACGGATGTGGTCCTCGTCAACGCCGGCGCCATCCGGGGCGACACCATCTTCCCAGCGGGCCCCCTCACCCGGAGGGATCTGCTCGCCATCTTCCCGTTCCGGGACGAGTTGGTCCGCCTGGACGTCACGGGCGCCACCCTGCTCGCGGCGCTGGAGAACGGGGTCAGCAAGAGCGCGGAGGACCCGGAGCCAGGACGGTTCCCCCAGGTCTCCGGGCTCCGCTTCTCCTTTGATCCCAGCTTGCCCCGGGGACAGCGCGTCCTCTGCGCGACGGTGGATGGCAAGGCCGTCTCCCCTTCCGCCACGTACAGCCTCGCCGTCACGCGCTTCATCTCCGGGGGCAAGGATGGTTACGAAATGCTCCGGGGCATCCCCGCCAAGCCCATCCTCCCGGAAGGCCGGACGCCCCGGGACGTCGTGGGAGAAGCCCTGCGCACCGGAAAGCCCCGGCCCCGGAGCCAGGGCGACGGGCGCATCCAGCGCATCGCGCGGGCCGACCTGCGGCCTGGGGAGTGCGCGCCGCCACCTGCTAGCCGCTGA
- a CDS encoding SMI1/KNR4 family protein, whose protein sequence is MTRPLPQLLEEVSREHFPYPPATAAEIAEFEQRVCWRLDPDLRAFYLHCNGAELIKRGPDCPYRILPLTKIVRARVAIFGRDEDKHGPASVYAICNVQDGDYVVIDVSQQVDGRYPVSDAWHEAWPDPSYCEKIEDSFTAFLDAALLTRRPSYWLKR, encoded by the coding sequence ATGACGCGCCCCTTACCCCAACTGCTTGAGGAAGTTTCACGCGAGCACTTCCCGTATCCGCCCGCTACGGCTGCCGAGATCGCTGAGTTCGAGCAACGCGTGTGCTGGCGATTGGATCCCGATCTGCGGGCTTTCTATCTGCACTGCAATGGCGCCGAGTTGATCAAGCGAGGGCCGGACTGCCCCTATCGAATCCTTCCGTTGACAAAGATCGTCCGGGCGCGCGTGGCAATCTTCGGGAGGGATGAGGACAAGCACGGCCCCGCCTCCGTGTACGCGATCTGTAACGTTCAAGATGGCGACTATGTGGTGATCGACGTGAGCCAACAGGTGGATGGTCGCTATCCCGTTTCCGACGCATGGCACGAGGCATGGCCAGATCCGTCCTACTGCGAGAAGATCGAAGACTCGTTCACTGCATTTCTGGATGCGGCCTTGCTCACCCGTCGTCCCTCCTACTGGCTCAAGCGGTGA
- a CDS encoding YdcF family protein, which yields MFLLLSKILDLFLGPLTWGVLFIVLGLLLRRKRRLAAGLQVLGLAVLYTFSIEPVAGGLMRWVESGAKETYRPEVVYDAVIVLGGGLDPDATERSGRPEYNAAVERILRGYELLREGRARHVLLSGGSLDTRPEAVIEATVLQRQLLAWGIAPERIVVEGHSRNTRENALDSKKLIEERGWKTLLLITSAAHLPRAYGCFAAVGLRPDTLAADVRASDGKRPPSWLPRANHLSASTDALRELAGRVVYRLRGWTEA from the coding sequence ATGTTTCTGCTCCTCTCCAAGATCCTGGATCTCTTTCTGGGCCCGCTCACCTGGGGCGTGCTGTTCATCGTGCTGGGGCTCTTGTTACGCCGGAAAAGGCGGCTGGCCGCTGGGCTCCAGGTGCTGGGGTTGGCGGTGCTCTACACCTTCTCCATCGAGCCGGTGGCCGGAGGGCTCATGCGGTGGGTGGAGTCAGGCGCGAAGGAGACCTACCGGCCAGAGGTGGTCTACGACGCGGTCATTGTTCTGGGAGGAGGGCTGGATCCCGACGCCACCGAGCGCTCGGGGCGCCCGGAATACAACGCCGCCGTGGAGCGCATCCTGCGAGGGTATGAGCTGCTCCGGGAGGGCAGGGCCCGCCATGTGCTCTTGTCGGGAGGCTCCTTGGACACCCGTCCGGAGGCCGTCATCGAGGCCACCGTGCTCCAGCGCCAGCTCCTGGCGTGGGGCATTGCCCCCGAGCGCATCGTTGTCGAGGGGCACAGCCGCAACACCCGGGAGAATGCCCTGGACTCGAAGAAGCTCATCGAGGAGCGGGGATGGAAGACATTGCTCCTCATCACCAGTGCCGCCCACCTGCCCCGGGCCTATGGGTGCTTCGCCGCGGTGGGCCTGCGCCCCGACACCTTGGCCGCGGACGTGCGGGCCTCGGACGGGAAGCGCCCGCCGAGCTGGCTTCCCCGCGCCAACCACCTCAGTGCGAGCACGGACGCGCTCCGGGAGCTGGCGGGACGGGTGGTGTACCGGCTGCGGGGGTGGACCGAGGCCTAA
- a CDS encoding sigma-54-dependent transcriptional regulator: protein MNQPKRAKILVVDDDPVVLKAVTSILQREGYPIVAIDDAVEGLTAAKDPSIDVAVLDINMPHLSGMDLLKAIKAERPDVEVIMMTAYATVETAVEAVKAGAYDYLTKPFEDIDDLSLTVGKAAERKALKDRTRALEEALTARSQFEDLIGQSSQMRAVFKLVETVSHSTATVLIQGESGTGKELVARAIHYRSARKDKPFVAVNCSALTETLLESELFGHMKGAFTGATGNKKGLFEAADGGTIFLDEIGDVPPATQVRLLRVLQEGEVKRVGANEPVKVDVRVIAATHVDLTRAKEQGRFREDLFYRLNVITIDLPPLRDRPEDVPLLAHHFLKLYSAKLDKKVAGFTPRAMEALTVNRWTGNVRELENVIERAVVLTSNEVLDVEDLPPGFQEAPQAGSPVEVFSLAHLPYAQAKRLAMRAFERRYLTALLEKNNNNVSSAARAAGVDRSNFRRLLKQYEVAGRTMKQRKADGNDSSPLEVA from the coding sequence GTGAACCAGCCTAAACGCGCCAAGATCCTCGTGGTGGACGATGACCCCGTAGTCCTCAAGGCCGTCACCTCGATTCTCCAGCGCGAGGGTTACCCCATCGTCGCCATCGACGATGCGGTCGAGGGACTGACGGCGGCCAAGGATCCGTCCATCGACGTGGCCGTGTTGGACATCAACATGCCCCACCTGTCCGGCATGGACCTGCTCAAGGCCATCAAGGCCGAGCGGCCGGACGTGGAGGTCATCATGATGACCGCCTATGCCACGGTGGAGACCGCCGTGGAGGCGGTGAAGGCCGGGGCGTATGACTACCTCACCAAGCCGTTCGAGGACATCGACGACCTGAGTCTGACCGTCGGCAAGGCGGCCGAGCGCAAGGCGCTCAAGGACCGGACGCGGGCCCTGGAGGAGGCGCTCACCGCGCGCAGCCAGTTCGAGGATCTCATCGGCCAGTCCTCGCAGATGCGCGCCGTCTTCAAGCTGGTGGAGACGGTGAGCCACTCCACCGCCACGGTGCTCATCCAGGGCGAGAGTGGCACGGGCAAGGAGCTGGTGGCCCGGGCCATCCACTACCGCAGCGCGCGCAAGGACAAGCCCTTCGTGGCGGTCAATTGTTCGGCCCTCACGGAGACGCTGCTGGAGAGCGAGCTGTTCGGCCACATGAAGGGGGCCTTCACGGGCGCCACCGGCAACAAGAAGGGCCTCTTCGAGGCGGCCGATGGCGGCACCATCTTCCTGGACGAGATTGGCGATGTGCCGCCCGCCACCCAGGTGCGCCTGTTGCGCGTGCTGCAGGAGGGCGAGGTGAAGCGGGTGGGCGCCAACGAGCCGGTGAAGGTGGACGTGCGGGTGATTGCCGCCACCCACGTGGATCTGACGCGCGCCAAGGAGCAGGGCCGGTTCCGCGAGGACCTCTTCTATCGCCTCAACGTCATCACCATCGATCTGCCGCCGCTCCGGGACCGGCCGGAGGATGTGCCGCTCCTGGCGCACCACTTCCTGAAGCTGTACTCGGCCAAGCTGGACAAGAAGGTGGCGGGCTTCACCCCCCGCGCGATGGAGGCGCTCACCGTGAACCGGTGGACGGGCAACGTGCGCGAGCTGGAGAACGTCATCGAGCGCGCCGTGGTGCTCACCTCCAACGAGGTGTTGGACGTGGAGGACTTGCCCCCGGGCTTCCAGGAGGCCCCGCAGGCTGGCTCGCCCGTGGAGGTGTTCAGCCTGGCGCACCTGCCGTACGCCCAGGCCAAGCGGCTGGCCATGCGGGCGTTCGAGCGGCGGTACCTCACCGCGCTGCTGGAGAAGAACAACAACAACGTCTCCAGCGCCGCCCGCGCCGCGGGGGTGGACCGCTCCAACTTCCGCCGCCTGCTCAAGCAGTACGAGGTGGCTGGGCGCACCATGAAGCAGCGCAAGGCGGATGGGAACGACAGCTCTCCATTAGAGGTGGCCTGA
- a CDS encoding NAD(+)/NADH kinase has protein sequence MQTLAIVAKRDKQEAVVLAARIHERYPHLTLLGERYLAQELGWPRVDDRELAQRADLVVVLGGDGTLIYTARLLAGRAVPILGVNLGSLGFMTEVPVDELFSLLDDVLAGRFDVDSRMKLTCRLLREGRAIIEEEVLNDIVINKGALARIADHETSIDGVPITTYKSDGIILATPTGSTAYSLSAGGPIVHPSVDCTILSPICSHALTQRAIVVPADRVIRITLRRETADTYLTLDGQTGHGLQSNDCIEVVRSPNRVNLIRNPRVAYFTILRQKLHWGER, from the coding sequence GTGCAGACCCTGGCCATCGTCGCGAAGAGGGACAAACAGGAGGCCGTCGTTTTGGCGGCGCGAATCCACGAGCGCTACCCACACCTCACCCTCCTGGGAGAGCGCTATCTGGCCCAGGAACTGGGCTGGCCACGGGTTGACGACCGGGAACTGGCCCAGCGGGCGGACCTGGTGGTGGTCCTCGGCGGAGATGGCACGCTCATCTACACGGCGCGGCTGCTGGCGGGCCGGGCCGTGCCCATTCTGGGGGTGAACCTGGGCAGCCTGGGCTTCATGACGGAAGTGCCCGTGGATGAGCTCTTCAGCCTTCTGGATGACGTGCTGGCGGGCCGCTTCGACGTGGACTCCCGCATGAAGCTCACGTGCCGGCTGCTGCGGGAGGGGCGGGCCATCATCGAGGAGGAGGTCCTCAACGACATCGTCATCAACAAGGGGGCGCTGGCGCGCATCGCGGACCACGAGACGTCCATCGATGGGGTGCCCATCACCACCTATAAGTCCGATGGCATCATCCTGGCCACGCCCACGGGCTCGACGGCCTACTCGCTCTCCGCGGGCGGGCCCATTGTCCACCCTTCGGTGGACTGCACCATCCTGTCCCCCATTTGCTCGCACGCGCTCACCCAGCGCGCCATCGTAGTGCCCGCGGACCGTGTCATCCGCATCACCCTGCGCCGCGAGACGGCGGACACCTACCTCACGTTGGATGGGCAGACAGGCCATGGTCTGCAAAGCAATGACTGCATCGAGGTGGTGCGTTCGCCCAACCGGGTGAACTTGATCCGCAACCCGCGCGTGGCCTACTTCACCATCCTCCGGCAGAAGCTCCACTGGGGCGAGCGCTGA
- a CDS encoding replication-associated recombination protein A — MDLFEHAGQKDQEAQAPLAERMRPSTLADFAGQEHLTGEGRFLRRVIEQDQVPSLILWGPPGTGKTTLARVIAQATGASFESLSAVLSGVKDIRETVARAQERWRLHRQRTLLFIDEIHRFNKSQQDALLPHVEKGTVTLIGATTENPSFEVNAALLSRARVVTLRGLEEEELVGVLRRAVVAPKGLGGKVQVDDEALQFIAQAAGGDARKALTALEVAASYGGSQVNRQAAEEALQQKALLYDKGGEEHYNVVSAFIKSMRGSDVDAALYWMARMLEAGEDPVFLFRRMVIFASEDIGNADPRALGVAVDALHAFQLMGLPEGALPLTQAVTYLALAPKSNAVITAYGAARAAVTQEGALPVPMHLRNAPTKLMKSLGYGGGYKYPHNFEGNYVPEDYLPEALKARRFYKPSTNGLERELSERYEDIQRQLAGRRREPGEEG; from the coding sequence ATGGACCTCTTTGAACACGCTGGCCAAAAGGACCAGGAAGCCCAGGCGCCGCTCGCCGAGCGCATGCGCCCCAGCACGCTGGCCGACTTCGCCGGCCAGGAGCACCTCACGGGCGAGGGCCGGTTCCTCCGCCGGGTCATCGAGCAGGACCAGGTGCCCTCGCTCATCCTCTGGGGGCCCCCGGGCACGGGGAAGACGACCCTGGCACGCGTCATCGCCCAGGCCACCGGGGCCTCGTTCGAGTCCCTCTCGGCGGTGCTCTCCGGGGTCAAGGACATCCGCGAGACGGTGGCCCGCGCCCAGGAACGGTGGAGGCTCCACCGCCAACGCACCCTGCTCTTCATCGACGAGATCCACCGCTTCAACAAGTCGCAGCAGGACGCGCTGCTGCCCCACGTGGAGAAGGGCACCGTGACGTTGATTGGCGCCACCACGGAGAACCCCTCCTTCGAGGTGAATGCGGCGCTCCTGTCACGCGCCCGTGTCGTCACCCTGCGCGGGCTGGAAGAAGAGGAACTGGTGGGCGTGTTGCGCCGGGCGGTGGTGGCCCCCAAGGGGCTGGGCGGCAAGGTGCAGGTGGACGACGAGGCCCTTCAGTTCATCGCCCAGGCAGCCGGAGGGGATGCGCGCAAGGCCCTCACCGCGCTGGAGGTGGCTGCCTCCTATGGGGGCTCGCAGGTGAACCGGCAGGCCGCGGAGGAGGCGCTGCAACAGAAGGCGCTGCTCTACGACAAGGGGGGCGAGGAGCACTACAACGTCGTCAGCGCCTTCATCAAATCCATGCGGGGCTCGGACGTGGATGCCGCGCTCTACTGGATGGCCCGCATGCTGGAGGCGGGCGAGGACCCCGTCTTCCTCTTCCGGCGCATGGTCATCTTCGCCTCGGAGGACATCGGCAACGCGGACCCACGGGCGCTGGGGGTGGCGGTGGACGCACTCCATGCCTTCCAGCTCATGGGTTTGCCAGAGGGGGCGCTGCCGCTCACCCAGGCGGTGACGTACCTGGCGCTGGCCCCCAAGTCGAATGCCGTCATCACCGCCTACGGCGCGGCGCGCGCGGCGGTGACCCAGGAAGGCGCGCTGCCGGTGCCGATGCACCTGCGCAACGCCCCCACGAAGCTGATGAAGTCCCTGGGCTACGGCGGCGGATACAAGTACCCCCACAACTTCGAGGGCAACTATGTCCCCGAGGACTACCTGCCCGAGGCGCTCAAGGCCCGGCGCTTCTACAAGCCGAGCACCAACGGGTTGGAGCGGGAGCTGTCCGAGCGCTACGAGGACATCCAACGTCAGCTCGCCGGGCGGAGACGGGAGCCCGGCGAGGAGGGCTGA
- a CDS encoding ATP-binding protein, giving the protein MGLAHTQEAGARGRLLLVDDEENILKSIRRVLRRGDWDIETATDAEEGLKRLEQFLPQVVISDFRMPGMNGVEFLARVKEQVPRAQRIMLTGQADQTAIEEAINRSEIFRFISKPWNDSHLVLTVKSAFEQYALLAENERLHRMTQEQNAELKRLNADLEARVETRTLMLSQAKRDWEQTFDCIETPLAVMQGTDYTVRRANLAYLKVAASGDGATASAVNCFQYLFGRDSPCVGCPLPSALESGKGARSEIQQKGRTFVVAAYPMPGEGRVVCTYRDVTEEYALTKRLIETEKMAAVGQLAGGVAHEINNPLGGILAFAQLMKRDLGRSEADRESLDLIEESALRCKRIVESLLKFSRHSKVEDRRHFELSKCVEDAAVLFKAQLKSNPRVKLELNLASGLPKLFGDPAQLSQVVLNLLQNGLQALPSAEGTLKVDTGREGDRCFFAVADSGSGIEERYLPRIFEPSFTTKPPGEGTGLGLSIAYRIVQDHGGVFQVDTQVGHGSRFTVFLPIPLQLERLP; this is encoded by the coding sequence GTGGGACTGGCGCACACACAGGAGGCGGGGGCTCGCGGCCGGCTGCTATTGGTGGATGACGAGGAGAACATCCTCAAATCCATTCGGCGCGTCTTGCGGCGGGGGGACTGGGACATCGAGACCGCGACGGACGCCGAGGAGGGGCTGAAGCGGCTGGAGCAGTTCCTTCCACAGGTGGTCATTTCGGACTTCCGGATGCCGGGGATGAACGGGGTGGAGTTCCTGGCGCGGGTGAAGGAGCAGGTGCCGCGTGCTCAGCGCATCATGCTCACCGGGCAGGCGGACCAGACGGCCATCGAGGAGGCCATCAACCGCTCGGAGATCTTCCGGTTCATCTCCAAGCCGTGGAACGACAGCCACCTGGTGCTCACCGTCAAGAGCGCCTTCGAGCAGTACGCGCTGCTGGCGGAGAACGAGCGCCTGCACCGCATGACGCAGGAGCAGAACGCGGAGCTCAAGCGCCTCAACGCGGACCTCGAGGCGCGCGTGGAGACGCGCACGTTGATGCTCAGCCAGGCCAAGCGGGACTGGGAGCAGACGTTCGACTGCATCGAGACGCCCTTGGCCGTCATGCAGGGCACCGACTACACGGTCCGCCGCGCCAACCTGGCGTATCTGAAGGTGGCGGCGTCGGGGGATGGGGCCACCGCCTCGGCGGTCAACTGTTTCCAGTACCTCTTCGGCCGGGACTCCCCCTGTGTGGGCTGCCCGCTTCCGTCCGCTTTGGAGAGTGGCAAGGGGGCGCGCTCGGAGATCCAGCAGAAGGGGCGCACGTTCGTGGTGGCCGCCTACCCCATGCCGGGCGAGGGCCGGGTGGTGTGCACCTACCGGGATGTCACCGAGGAGTACGCGCTCACCAAGCGGCTCATCGAGACGGAGAAGATGGCGGCCGTGGGGCAGCTGGCGGGCGGGGTGGCGCACGAGATCAACAACCCCCTGGGCGGCATCCTCGCCTTCGCGCAGCTGATGAAGCGGGACCTGGGGCGCTCCGAGGCGGACCGCGAGTCGTTGGACCTCATCGAGGAGAGCGCGCTGCGCTGCAAGCGCATCGTCGAGAGCCTGCTGAAGTTCAGCCGCCACAGCAAGGTGGAGGACCGCCGCCACTTCGAGCTGTCCAAGTGCGTGGAAGACGCGGCGGTGCTCTTCAAGGCCCAGCTCAAGTCCAACCCCCGGGTGAAGCTGGAGCTGAACCTGGCCAGCGGGTTGCCCAAGCTGTTCGGGGATCCAGCGCAGCTGTCCCAGGTGGTGCTCAACCTGCTGCAGAACGGTCTTCAAGCGCTCCCCAGCGCCGAGGGCACCCTGAAGGTGGATACGGGGCGCGAGGGGGACCGGTGCTTCTTCGCCGTCGCAGACTCGGGCTCCGGCATCGAGGAGCGCTACCTGCCCCGCATCTTCGAGCCGTCCTTCACCACCAAGCCGCCGGGTGAGGGCACAGGCCTTGGCCTGTCCATTGCTTACCGCATTGTGCAGGACCATGGCGGCGTCTTCCAGGTCGATACCCAGGTCGGCCATGGCTCCCGTTTCACCGTCTTTTTACCCATTCCGCTGCAGCTTGAGAGGTTGCCGTGA